From Penaeus vannamei isolate JL-2024 chromosome 12, ASM4276789v1, whole genome shotgun sequence, the proteins below share one genomic window:
- the LOC113811683 gene encoding uncharacterized protein yields MFVVVLLVFMSGYTAGYSVVTDKNTLVKIPLPADDLWSRILVATTHNDTRADITFHVEGYELLSESASPVEAGVWHVCDVVQPNGEAEGYVVAPLFRISHKFTQRILHVSLVSNASVTWVLCTDSYTCDLVSLKQEEEQVEEEPEKEEQVEQVEQVGGATGVATGTSNIALIVICVFLALLSSVLALYICWAKHREGKTCQTPHLEKTATTPPAEGKANPQGPDRVEPPAQASRQNSEHDSENSLYNVITK; encoded by the exons atgtttgttgttgtgttactGGTGTTCATGTCTGGCTATACTGCTGGTTATTCAG TTGTCACCGATAAGAACACCCTTGTCAAAATTCCTCTTCCGGCCGATGACCTCTGGTCGCGGATACTCGTAGCGACGACGCATAACGACACGCGAGCCGACATCACCTTCCACGTTGAGGGATACGAACTCCTCTCCGAGTCCGCCAGCCCCGTGGAGGCCGGCGTCTGGCACGTGTGTGATGTCGTCCAGCCG AACGGCGAGGCAGAAGGCTACGTGGTGGCGCCTCTCTTTCGCATCAGCCACAAATTCAcccaaagaatcctccatgtgtCTTTGGTGAGCAATGCCAGCGTCACCTGGGTCTTGTGCACAGACTCCTACACGTGTG ATTTGGTGTCCcttaagcaggaggaggagcaggtggaggaggaaccggagaaggaggagcaggtggagcagGTGGAGCAAGTAGGAGGAGCTACAGGTGTTGCCACAGGTACGAGCAACATCGCCCTAATTGTAATCTGTGTGTTCCTTGCCCTGCTGTCTTCCGTCCTGGCTCTCTACATATGTTGGGCGAAACATCGGGAGGGAAAAACATGCCAAACCCCACACCTAGAAA AGACAGCGACAACCCCTCCTGCAGAAGGTAAAGCGAACCCTCAGGGGCCGGATCGAGTAGAACCCCCCGCCCAGGCCTCGAGGCAGAACTCAGAACACGACAGCGAGAACAGCCTATACAACGTCATAACAAAGTGA